One window of the Prionailurus bengalensis isolate Pbe53 chromosome E1, Fcat_Pben_1.1_paternal_pri, whole genome shotgun sequence genome contains the following:
- the ABR gene encoding active breakpoint cluster region-related protein isoform X10, whose translation MTDILPQPDCSLKAVCEPLERCCLDRLEEPGSKRPPNTGARLWGRVRSKLLRQKLDPQTVETKNWHTDVIEMNGIKVEFSMKFTSRDMSLKRTPSKKQTGVFGVKISVVTKRERSKVPYIVRQCVEEVEKRGIEEVGIYRISGVATDIQALKTVFDANNKDILLMLSDMDINAIAGTLKLYFRELPEPLLTDRLYPAFMEGIALSDPAAKENCMMHLLRTLPDPNLITFLFLLEHLKRVAEKEPINKMSLHNLATVFGPTLLRPSEVESKAHLTSAADIWSHDVMAQVQVLLYYLQHPPISFAELKRNTLYFSTDV comes from the exons ATGACCGACATTCTGCCTCAGCCCGACTGCAGCCTGAAGGCGGTCTGTGAGCCCCTGGAGCGCTGCTGCCTGGATCGGCTGGAGGAGCCAGGGAGCAAGCGGCCCCCCAACACGGGCGCCCGGCTCTGGGGCCGGGTGCGCAGCAAGCTGCTCCGCCAAAAG tTGGATCCACAAACTGTAGAAACCAAGAACTGGCACACGGATGTGATTGAGATGAACGGG ATCAAAGTGGAATTCTCCATGAAGTTCACCAGCCGAGATATGAGCCTAAAGAGGACCCCGTCCAAAAAGCAGACTGGAGTCTTCGGCGTGAAGATCAGCGTGGTGACTAA gcgGGAGCGCTCCAAGGTGCCCTACATCGTGCGGCAGTgtgtggaggaggtggagaagaggGGCATCGAGGAGGTCGGCATCTACCGGATATCAGGGGTGGCCACTGACATCCAGGCGCTGAAGACCGTCTTTGATGCCA ATAACAAGGACATCCTACTGATGCTGAGCGACATGGACATCAATGCCATCGCCGGCACCCTCAAGCTCTACTTCCGGGAGCTGCCCGAGCCCCTCCTCACAGACCGACTTTACCCAGCCTTCATGGAGGGCATCG CCCTGTCAGACCCTGCTGCCAAGGAAAACTGCATGATGCACCTGCTCCGCACCCTGCCCGACCCCAACCTCATCACCTTCCTCTTCTTGCTGGAACACTTGAAAAG GGTTGCTGAGAAGGAACCCATCAACAAAATGTCCCTTCACAACCTGGCTACTGTGTTTGGCCCCACGTTACTGAGACCCTCAGAAGTGGAGAGCAAAGCACACCTCACGTCGGCTGCAGACATCTGGTCCCATGACGTCATGGCACAG GTCCAGGTCCTCCTCTACTACCTGCAGCACCCCCCCATTTCCTTCGCAGAACTGAAGCGGAACACACTGTACTTCTCTACCGATGTGTAG